tgtggatgcgtgtaggtgtgtgtgtgtgtgtgtgtgtgtgtggtgtgtgtgtgtgtgtgtgtgtgtgtgtgtgcgcgtgtctgcttgtgtgtatgtgtgagaggtaATGGAGGAACCTTCCTCTAATGGTTTGCGTTCCCCAAGGAGGCCGTAGAGGACCCCTAATGCATCTCCGTCTCTGCTCCATAATGAACCCttatgtagcatgtagcatgtagcacTTAGCATCGCATCCCTTCAGCCTAATgcatctcatcctctctccctctctctctctcgctctcgctctctctcgctctctctcgctctctctcgctctcgctctttccctccttctccttctctctctctctctctctctctctctctctctctcctctcctctctcctcgctctctctcgctctcgctctttccctccttctccttctctctctctctcctctctctctcctctctctctctctctctctctctctctctctctctctctctctctctctctctcctctttctctctctctttctgtgtatctgtctctctgtgtatctgtttctctctttttgtctctctctgtttgtctgtctctctgtctgtctgttaatgTATTAAAGTAGACTTACCTACAGCAGTTGGAGCATCAAACAAACCCTGTTGAgctgaagaacacacacacacacacacacacacccacacacacacacacacacacacgcacacacacacacacacacacacacacacacacacacacacacacacacacacacacaaacacactcttaatacaaactcaggaacagacacacaaataagaACACTTActaacagatacacacacacttgaacacatattaacacacactcacacacacacacacacgcacacacacacacacacacacacacacacacacacacacacacacacacacacacacacacacacacacacacacacacacacacacacacatgtacacacacaaacacacaaacatccagacacaaacacatatatttacacacacttactaacagatgagagagacacacgaAGCTAAATCCTTGATCTGAGACAGGTCTGAaacaacacagagaggaggaggagagaggagaggagagaggagaggagagagagagaaacactgaGAAAGCAAATGGGAGGGTCTAAAgaattgaccaatcagcatGAAGACATTAAAAGTCATCTGCTCTCTACTGATCAGCCTATCTGACAAAACTCCTAACTAGATATCTATCATAACACCAGTACCAAGATATTAATTAGAGAGGGAGGAtagatatgtatagatataaatatagagtgatagagagatagatagatagatagatagatagatagatagatagatagatagatagatagatagatagatagatagatgctagaataaaaaaaaataaagaaagattgCCTTCATTTTTACTTTAATCCCCAAAGAACCCCTTCAACgctaaatgaacacacacacgtgtgtgttcgCGGTGTGcgtggcgtgtgcgtgtgcgtgtgtgtggtgtgtgtgtgtgtgtgtgtgtgtgtgtgtgtgtgtgtgtgtggtgtgtgtccgtgtgggtgcgtgtgcgtgcgtgtgtgtgcgtgtgtgtggcgtgtgtgtgtccatttagcgtgtgtgtgtgtgttcggcgtGCGTAAACGATACGTCCCTTCACGCCCCCCTATTTTCCGGGCATGCGCAGTGGCCCGCTGTTAGTTCCGTGTTGTGTTGGTGTCACAACAGTCGAAGTTCTTATTAtcttaaattattatgacatcGTTCTACAATCACATCGTCCTTTGGTGATATTGTCGTGATATTATCTGCCATAGTGACGCAGGACGGAAGACAGGTGAGCATGTATTCAGATAACCGCGTGGTGTGGCGCTATATGTATAATTATGTACATTATACACACTATGAAGAATACTgtagtatgtatatatatttatgtttatcaTCGATGCTCCACGTCAGGAATGCGACCGAAACCCGCCTTTTATCACTTAAAGCTATGGCCacggtgcgtctgtgtgtctgaggtCTGGTGCAGTCCCACTTATCACCTGTAGGCAGCGCTGTATGGAAGCTTCTGGTCCTGGTCAGACCTGAACCAGGTCGATCTGCTGGGGTAGACCGGGACCCGAAGGGGAGCCACCGGGGTCCTGGTCAGACCTGGATCAGGTCCTGGTTTTACTGGTACATTTTAACATGTACATTGAACTTTTTACATTCAATCAATCTCTCGCTTTCTcaaccttcctctctctctcttgctctctctctctgtagttaTGTGATTAGTTATTGAAGGatcgcctctgattggttgaagtgGAAAGAGGGTCAACACTTATGTCACATGGTAGGACaggtttatacacacacacacacacacacacacacacacacacacacacacacacacacacacacacacacacacacacacacacacacacacacacacacaccacacacgcgcgcacacacgcacggttAATGTTACCAGTGATGGCTGAAACCTAATTGGTCTATTTTCAAGGAAGAAGTGAAGAAAATGAAGAACAAAGTTACCAACTGCAcggcaggtacacacacacacacacacacacacacacacacacacacaccacacacacacacacacaccacacacacacgtacattttgagttatttttaactattaaattatgttttgtgcgtgtgtatgtgtgaaggaTGGTCCTGGCAGCGATACCTGGAGGAATGCAAAGCTGAATCTGCACCTGCCGATCTGTTTACAAAGgtaacgcacgcacatacacaagcatgcacCCACAATTTGTGAGGCTGTcgacacaggtaacacacacttgCTCACGCACGCACCATTTCAATCTGTTTTCTTGGGTATGTTTGAATTACATCGCTCAGATATTTCCCGCCCTCTCATCCggagacacgcaaacacataaacaAGAGCATGTTTGGGGCTGACGCATAAATGTACTCCATGTTgaacagcgcttttctaacctaTTGGCCAATCAAagcgcacacatccacacagcgacggcggagtcagccgtgcaaggcgacagccagctcgtcaggagcagttagggttaggttgccttgctcaaggacacttcGACGctcaggcctaaaaaaaaaaaaagtttggttcctgttggttgtcagttgaggtcatgggtaggtaggggatttattttattttttccagcggcagagaatgataggtaggttgttttcatttaaaaacgagaaattcgctcatccttgtacagaatgaagaggtgctgtaccaaaacgtaattatagtttgcatcaaaaaaattattattatttttttttattatttcttttttataaagctcataaaataatttgggtcaaaaaataaattgacagggtcggtcggaaaccggaaccaaaccaaTTTTTTAATTGGGCCCCAGCTAGGAGGTGTCGGGGAatcgaaccggcaaccttcaggttacctgCCAactcgctctacctcctgagctactgtcaCCCCAGTGTAGTGTTTCGATCCAGACCTTTTAGTGCAGAGAACACAGCTCACTGCTGGGAGGAGTTTGTGTCTCGTGTCTTTTAGCGATACGCCTTGTGTTTCATAGTTCCTCTTTCACCTGGAACAGGTTAATTCGATGTTTTGCAATGGGAGTGGATTCCTCCATTTCATCGAATCTTTGAACGAGACACCTTTTTATGGATTTGTTTTTGAACGACGCATCTTATAAACATGTTTGAAAACCCAAATTGTGCAATTTGGGACGATACTTGTTTGGGCGATTACATCATCAGAAGCATTCCATACAATTTGTAACAAGAATGGAATGCTCTCCGCTCTACATTGGGCCTTCCATACTGTATATCTGTATAACACGTTTTGTGTATATCTGTACTATTAAGTATTACACACAGACTATATAAGCCTTCTAAACTGTATTACAATACTATAATACACTATGACTATGACTAGTTTCGGACAGGTAAGTGTCATAAGCTTTCTCATTTGACTTTAGGttttaacctctctctctctctctctctctctctctcctctctctctctctctctctctctctctctctctcctctctctctctctctctctctctctctctctctctctcctctctctctctctctctctctctctctctctctctctctctctctctctctctctctctctctctctctctctctctctctctctctctctctctctctctctctcaggagcaATGCTCCACCAATCAGACTCATGGATTCAAGGTGGGGATGAGCTGGAGGGTGTGGACCCGCTGCACCCCTCCATCTTCTGTGTGCTGTCCGTTGCCGAGGTAACCGCAGCCCCATCACCTCTCTGACAGAATCAAATCTTCAACACGGACACATTTTGCCACTTAATCTACAAATTCACGAATTCACATGCATTTTTATGCAATATGAaaatcagtctctctctctctctctctctctcctctcttctctctctctctctctctctctctctctctctctctctctctctctctcgtctctctctctctctctctctctctctctctctctctctctctctctctctctctctctctctctctctctaggtgatTGGCTGCCGGCTGCGGCTCCACATCGACGGCTACTCCGAGTGCTATGACTTCTGGGTAAACGCCGACTCCCCAGATATCAGACCGGCCGGCTGGTGTCTCCGCCAAAACCACAAGCTCCACCCCCCGAAAGGtacaagcccctcccccttactCAGCACCACTTCGCAAAGTACCACCCTCTTTTAGTAAGCCCCTCCCCTTATCAATATCATTACCACACTCCTGCCTCCTGATGAGTACAAGCTCCTCCCCCTTAATAAAGCCCACCCCCTTTCTAAGCCCCTCCCCTGGAAGGTACAAGTCCCGCCCCTTACCAACCTCGCCCTCTAACAGTGCGTACTACCCGTCTGTttgtcacctgtctgtctgtctgtctgtctgctgtcggtctgtctgtctgtctaggcTACCATGAGACAGGTTTTGATTGCAGGTCTATCTGCGGTCGACCAATAGCAAGCTGGCTCCCGAAGACCTCTTCACGATCCCTAGTCCTGTAAGTCCAGTCGctcttctgtctgtctatctacccGGCCTGTCTCACGGACATCtccgtctcactgtgtgtgtgtgtgtgtgtgtgtgtgtgtgtgtgtgtgtgtgtgtgtgtgtgtgtgtgtgtgtgtgtgtgtgtgtgtgtgtgtgcgccgcgcgcgcagccccccccctccctgttccgGGGGGGGCTGAAGCTGGAGGCGGTGGACAGGAAGAACCCGTCTCTGGTCTGCGTGGCGACGGTCGCCGACGTCATCGACCAGCAGCGCATACTGGTGCACTTGACAACTGGGACGACTCCTACGACTACTGGtgactcagtcactcactcatgcacgcacgcagtCGTTCACATCactcacatacatgcacacagtcactcactctcacgcacacatccttactcatgcacgcacgcacgcacgcactcactccAACACTCACCTcacacagacaggtgtgtgACGCCATGCTGTTTGCTTCCAGGTGTGACAGCAGCAGTCCTTACATCCATCCCATCGGCTGGTGTCAGGAACAGGCCCGCCCCCTCACTGCTCCGCAAGGTAACCAAGGAAACACTTCACACACGGAAATCGCAGAAAACACAGTACACTCGTTAGTCATGGAacgctctgtctgtgtgtgtgtgtgtgtgtgtgtgtgtgtgtgtgtgtgtgtgtgtgtgtgtgtgtgtgtgtgtgtgtgtgtgtgtgtgtgtgtgtgtgtgtgtgtgtgtgtgtgtgtgtgtgtgtgtgtgtgtgtaggtcacCCCTGTCCGGAGTCCTTCCAGTGGGAGGACTATCTGGAGCAAACCAAGAGTTCAGCGGCTCCCAGTTCAGCCTTTACACCGGTACGCTCTACTGGTACTCTACTGGTACTCTCCAGTGGTAAACTCTACTGTATCTCTACTGGTAATCTACTGTCTCTCTAGTGATACACTGTACTGTATCTCTACTGGTACACTGTACTGGTAATCTACTGTCTCTCTAGTGATACACTGTACTGTATCTCTACTGGTACACTGTACTGGTAATCTACTGTCTCTCTAGTGATACACTGTACTGTATCTCTACTGGTACACTGTACTGGTAATCTACTGTCTCTCTAGTGATACACTGTACTGTATCTCTACTGGTACACTGTACTGGTAATCTACTGTCCTCTAGTGATACACTGTACTGTATCTATACTGGTCTCTGCTGTATCTCCACTGGTACACTGTACTGTATCTTTAGTGTGTCTTGACTGTATCTCTTCTGGTATGCTAACTCTGCTACTCTGCTCTGTATCTCTACTGGTCTGCACTGTATCTCTACTGATATTCTCTACTGGGTCTCCTGTATCTCTTGTGTCACCTGCTGTATCTCTACTgggctctcctctgtctctattGTTAACGACCTGCTCAGTATGTGATGAGTGACGGATGCCGTCTCCTCCAATCAGAGAGCTCCCCATGGCTTCCAGGTGGGCCACAAGCTGGAGGCGGTGGACGGGAGGAACCCCATGCTGATCCGCGTCGCCACGGTGACGGAGACGGATGCCCACAGGGTCAAGGTGACTCCCTCTCAGTGACGTCACACGTCGGACACGATCTGGTCCTCGCCCAGCGTAGCTATAACTacgctggtctctctcctctctctctctctctctggtctctctgtagATCCACTACTCCGGCTGGTCGGATCAGTTTGACGTCTGGTGCGACAGCGACCTCTGTGACCTGCACCCCACAGGCTGGTGCCAGCAGACTGGACACCCGCTGGAGACACCAGCAGGTAAGACCCCTAGAGACACCAGCAGGTAGAGCTACTAGAGACACCAGCAGGTAGAGCTACTAGAGATACCAGCAGGTAAGACCCCTAGAGACACCAGCAGGTAGAGCTACTAGAGACACCAGCAGGTAGAGCTACTAGAGATACCAGCAGGTAAGACCCCTAGAGACACCAGCAGGTAGAGCTACTAGAGACACCAGCAGGTAGAGCTACTAGAGACACCAGCAAGTAAGACCCCTAGAGACACCAGCAGGTAGAGCTACTAGAGAAACCAGCAGGTAGAGCTACTAGAGACACCAGCAGGTAAGACCCCTAAAGACACCAGCAGGTAGAGCTACAAGAGACACCAGCAGGTAAGACAAGTAGAGATACCAGTAGGTAGAGCTACTAGAGACACCAGCAGGTAAGACCCCTAGAGGCACCAGCAGGTAGAGCTACTAGAGATACCAGCAGGTAAGACCCCTAAAGACACCAGCAGGTAGAGCTACTAGAGATACCAGCAGGTAAGGCTAGTAGAGACACCAGCGTAAGATTAAGAGATATAAGCAGAGCAGAATGCCACCTCCTtctctaaagtgtgtgtgtgtgtgtgtgtgtgtgtgtgtgtgtgtgtgtgtgtgtgtgtgtgtgtgtgtgtgtgtgtgtgtgtgtgtgtgtgtgtgtgtgtgtgtgtgtgtgtgtgtgtgtgtgtgtgtgtgtgtgtgtgtgtgtcagactcctccctccgccccgccccctcacagGGGGTGTGTCCTACTCCCGGCTGCCGGGGAGTCGGACACATCAAAGGACCCAAATACAACGGACACCACAGGTGAGCAGAAACCCCCTCACTCActgagacactcactcactcactgagacactcactcactcactgagacactcactcactcactgagacactcactcactcactcactgagacactcactgagtcactcactgagacactcactcactcactcactgagtcactcactcactcactcactgagacactcactcactcactcactgagacactcactcactcactcactgagacactcactgagtcactcactgagacactcactcactcactcactgagtcactcactcactcactcactcactgagacactcactcactcactcactgagtcactcactcactcactcactgagtcactcactcactcactcactgagtcactcactcactcactcactgagtcactcactcactcactcactgagtcactcactcactgagtcactcactcactcactgagtcactcactcactctctcactgagacactcactcactgagacactcactcactcactcactgagacactcactcactcactcactcactcactcagaccttcactcactcactcactcactcagaccttcactcactcattcactcactgagtcactcactcactcactcactgagtcactcactcactgagtaactcactcactcactcactcattcactcactgagtcactcactcactcactcactcactcactgagtcactcactcactgagtcactcactcactgagtcactcactcactcactctctcactcactcactctctcactgagacactcactcactgagacactcactcactcactcactcactgagacactcactcactcactcactcactcactcagaccttcactcactcactcactcactcactcagaccttcactcactcattcactcactgagtcactcactcactcactcactgagtcactcactcactgagtaactcactcactcactcactcattcactcactgagtcactcactcactcactcactcactcactcactcactcactcactcactgagtcactcactcactcactcactcactcactcactcactcactcactcactgagtcactcactcactgagtcactcactcactgagtcactcactcactcactctctcactcactcactctctcactgagacactcactcactgagacactcactcactcactcactcactgagacactcactcactcactcactcactcactcactcagaccttcactcactcactcactcactcactcagaccttcactcactcattcactcactgagtcactcactcactcactcactgagtcactcactcactgagtaactcactcactcactcactcattcactcactgagtcactcactcactcactcactcactcactcactcactcactcactcactgagtcactcactcactgagtcactcactcactcactcactcagaccttcactcactcactcagaccttcactcactcactcactcactcactcacttaagACATAATCATTTGCTTTCCTTTTTGTCTGAACACGGTCTAATAGTGTAGGGGATTCTAGTCTAGGGGTTAGTGGGTTAAGGGTAGGGTATGGTGTGGGTAGTGTTAGGGCTTTAGGTAAGGGTGTTAAGGTAATAACTAGTGTTTAGGctcaggttagtgttggggtgaGGTGGTGTTAGGGTGGGGTGGTGTGAAGGGGTGGAGGTAATAACCAGTGTTTGTGTGGCAGTGCTTTCGGCTGCCCCTACTCCGACATGAATGTGCGCCGAGAGACCATCTTCCCAGACCGCCtggcggtgggggggaggggcctcacCGCAACGCCAGGCAACACAGCCTCACAccatcaccatggaaaccagaAGGAGGGGTAGGTACTCTCACCCACCCCCTTGTGTACGCACTCTTTAATCTCCATGGCCTCTAAACGTCATTGTTGTACACTTGTTCCCCGATATCTCTGTCATTGCCTCTTTATCTCTTTTATTTACCTCTATACATCTCTTTATTTCGCTCACTCCTCCTCTATTTATATCTCGAAATATATCTTTATATCTCTATCatccttccatatatatatataatatatatatatatatatatatatatatatatatatatatccctctCTTTtcatctctatctctatatatctatttatctctctttatctctctatctgtatctctatctctcaccctctctgtctctctctttctctcttcttcttcttcttcttcttcttcttcttactccttactcttcttcttcttactcTTCGTCTTACTCCTTACTCCttactcttcttcttcttactcCTTACTCTTCTTCTTACTCTTCTTCTTACTCCTTACTCTTCTTCTTACTCCTTACTCCttactcttcttcttcttctcctgtaGCTGGCGGGTGCTGAGGCCTCGGGGCAGGCCTCCGGGCCGGACCTCCAGCAGCCGGGGCTTCCAGGTGAAGACGGAGCCCGGGGAGGAGCAGCCCTGTGGGGGTACGGCCAGGCTGGTGTTGGCCCTGCGGAAGCGGAGCACGGGGCTGTCCAGGTAAGCCCCCGGTCCCCGCCTCAGGCCTCGCGTCGGCGTCGGCGTTCAGACACAGGAAGTGAAACGTGGTTCTCTCCCCAGAAGTTCTGAGCCGACCAAATTCCTCCGCGTcaaaaaggaagaggaagagatagaGCTGACGTCATCCACCCCTTCATCAACCCCAGGTACTGGcctggtcagtgtgtgtgtactgaaacgtagtactgtagtattagCTATAGTACTGTAGTATCATACTGTAGTAATAGTgtagtactgtactgtaatacTGTGCTGTATCCTACTTCAGTATGGTAAAACAGTATAGCAGTGCAGTAATACAGCTCTGCAGTGTAGTACTGTACTGTGGTACTTTATGTTGGCTCCCTACAGACCACGCTGTACCTCCTCATCCACCCTGCAGGGTATGGCCTCGTGAGTTCTGGTCAAGGCCATCTTTATCTTATTTAATAAGAATAATGAATTATTCATTGTGTTTACGCTGCACTTTTCAAGACGGCCAAAGCGCTTAACATTATTTGCGTGCTAGCATGCGTGAGTTGAATAAAATGAATACATAAGTAAATTGCAAGCTGGAATGATACCCAGACACACAAGAGTTCAGCCTAACTGGGATCACCACGGGTTGGTTAGCGAGTTAGTGGAACATTAACCGTATTGGAGTCAGGAGTCAAAGCCCCGTCCTCTGCTCCTGCAACTATGGGAACACGACTCATTGGCTTAAGGCTCGTCTCCGTACCCACGGtgtcgtctgtgtctgtgacctttgacccccagaGGCGACCAGCCTGCAGGCGCTGCACCAGTCCGTCTTCCTGTCGTCTAAAGAACTTCCTGTCCACTGCAAACTACTTCCTGGGGCGGCCGGTCTCAACGCCCACACAGTCCAGACCTGGAGCGtaacacaggtgcacacacacacacacacacacacacacacacacacacacacacacacacacacacacacacacacacacacacacacacacacacacacacacacacacacacacacacacacacacacacacacacacgtctccatAGTGGTCAGATGTGTTGTGTTGAATAGCTTTACCCTTGAGTTGTGTGTAAAGTTGTTTCATTTTAAAAGGTGATGTTTACGACTGTTAAATTTGATCTTGTTTtgctgtctgcctgcctgccggtctacgtgtctgtctgtctgtctgtctgcttgctTGCTCGCTTGTCTGCCTGCCTTTCTatctctacct
This is a stretch of genomic DNA from Gadus macrocephalus chromosome 23, ASM3116895v1. It encodes these proteins:
- the LOC132452648 gene encoding lethal(3)malignant brain tumor-like protein 4, giving the protein MLIRVATVTETDAHRVKIHYSGWSDQFDVWCDSDLCDLHPTGWCQQTGHPLETPADSSLRPAPSQGVCPTPGCRGVGHIKGPKYNGHHSAFGCPYSDMNVRRETIFPDRLAVGGRGLTATPGNTASHHHHGNQKEGWRVLRPRGRPPGRTSSSRGFQVKTEPGEEQPCGGTARLVLALRKRSTGLSRSSEPTKFLRVKKEEEEIELTSSTPSSTPEATSLQALHQSVFLSSKELPVHCKLLPGAAGLNAHTVQTWSVTQVSEFIESLLGCEDLAKRFRDQQIDGRALLLLTQRDILSIMSIKLGPALKIYTSILMFKHADNKDQSVCQDKDA